Genomic segment of Xenopus laevis strain J_2021 chromosome 4S, Xenopus_laevis_v10.1, whole genome shotgun sequence:
gccaagggcctTTTTTATGGGTATTGCAAGTTTaacggcagctacattgccggtatatttgtaataccagcccagaccttggcaggtgttttaccggctaggccggtaaaataccggcccggtggcaaccctatttggggtACTGGATGGTCTGAAATACAGTAAGAATGTAAAAGAACTGAATAAATTAATCAAGCTACTTTTCGTCAAGGTAAATGAACGATGACGGCTTTATTAATTGCAAAAATACCATCAGTATTTACCTTCTTCTGTGAGCAGAAATTGACCCAGAATTGTGACCCGTCTGTATAGGGCTTTCTGAAATGGATTCAAACACAAACTGGCTTGATTTATAAGGTGGCATACTAGATGGCATGGCAGCAGCAAAGTAGCAATATTAATAAAGGAAACTTATTGTGGgagaattttaaaacaaaaaaaatcaaggcttTCGTTCTTTTAGCTACATGAAAGTAAAATGACCTTTCTAGACAAACGGTTGTATTACAACAATTGTGTTTATATTTGCAGTGTACAGAACCAGGTGGATGAAGTCATTGATGTTATGCAAGAAAACATCACAAGGGTGATCGAACGGGGAGAAAGGTTGGATGAGCTGCAGGACAAGTCAGGTAATGGCATTAGGTGGTGAGATAAGAAGTTGCACAATATCTGATCTATTTATTCTCTAATTTATATTATGTAATTATTAGAAATGCCGACTAACTTATGCATTTTTCTAAAGCATTATCCTATTTCTGTTCTACCACAGAAAGCTTATCAGATAATGCCACAGCCTTCAGCAGCAGAGCAAGACATCTTAGGAAAAAGATGTGGTGGAGGGAATTTAAGGTAAGTAATGCAACAAACTGTAATACATAAACAAGGAATGGCTTGCAGTttgattatttattgttttagagCGTTTTCCTGTATATTAAGCAGGTTGACCATTCATCTAACAATCTTGTTTATTGTGCTTTTCAGATGAAAGCAATTATAGCACTGGCTTTTCTCATCATCCTACTAGTGATTATTGGTAGGTACATTGATCATAAATCTGTTAAAATGCAGAAAGTCTACTAATACTGTAtttcaaaagcaattacaatttgtatttttgtttttgttctcaaTGAACACGAGtacttgtatttttttgtacAGGACATGGGGCATAAGAGCCACTTAGCAATAAAAGGATAGTTAGCAATGCCACCATGGCAGCAACTTAGTCCTCGCCTCCTGTGTTCCTTTTGTTGGACAGGCAACTGCAAAGCAACAATAATTAAAGTGAAGGGAGCAGAACTATACcgtaaaacaatatttattagcTATGCAACACAATACATGTTCTAAACCAGAATGCCCTTTGTCTAGAGTCACTTAGCCCTTCAGTCTTTGGTATAATCAGCTgtttacattcatatttggtgGGAGGGTTATCATATCATGAGAACTGTAAACCCCCCGAAAACACATTACTTGGGCACAAACAAAAATGGGTTATTTTTTAGGTTCAATGTTTTGTTGGTGAATTATAAGTAACCGTCATGTACTTTGCTTTGGGCATGTCCCCTTTTAGAACTGTGAACAATCTTGATATGATATACTAATTCCATGTTCTGCAGCCTACTCGGAAGCTCCATAAACATttagacacacgctgctatttcgggagattagtcgcctagcgacaaatcgcttcttcttcagggcgacttatCCTTCCCACCCGCTAGAATTAAAATCGACGGTGGGTTGGCACTCGGAAAGCTTCGTTTtgcgaagtcgcccgaagatgcctcacaaggaaactttgggcgactttcgGAAAGcattcagagtgccatcccgacggcgatttagattctagcctgcgggaaggctttttggggagataagtcgccctgaagaagaagcgatttgacgataggcgactaatctctctaaatagcagcgtgtgtctctgcccttagacatGCCACAGGTTTGTGTAATTAACAGATACTCTTATCTGCCATCCACATTCACTGCCGATAAGATTGCATACACAAAAATAAAGTGTGTTATCCTTCTACAGCTAAAAGGCATCAGCATTTGTATAACATATTATTTTACTTCTGCACTTTTTAATTCTATATGTTTTTGGCAGTAAgtttctttgccttcctctggatcaactagcagttatatAAAGACAGAAAAAGTTGAACTTGACGGATGTTtaacctaacctactatgttacttgaataaaacaaacataataaaatactttttctgcTGAAAATACTTTGTATACAACTGTATAGTAAATTACTCtacaaatttgaaaatataatcATATTAAAAAATTGGTAATGTTCTTTGTTTTCTTTCCATGCAGTTCCCATTATCCTAAAGTACCGCTCCTAACTTTCTCGTCACTGTCAAGAGCTCCTGGAGGTTTTGCAGCAAACTGTACAGAACTGTCTTATTTTTGTTCTCTTGTTTTAACCCCTCTTCTCCCTCAGGATCAtgcattttattgatttatgCTGCTGTTCCTCTGCAATCAGAAAGAACAAGTCTACATTCCTCGTGGAAGGTAGCTGTGTAAATCAACAGGATGGACTGGAGTACCATACATTCCCAAGATAGAAATAtcttcaactttattatttatggacaattcattattttatgaaatgaCTATCCAGAAGGGAGAGGTAGAACTGGTTCCATTCAAACATGGATTTCATTAATGGAATAATTCTTCCCTCCCCTGGGTTTGGTCAGCCTCAAACCAAATCAGTGCATTTTATACCTAGACAGAATTTACTTATGTTTTGTTGCTGTACCAAAGCCCATGGCAATGTTGAAGTCAGAGCATAGAACCACACCCTTTGTGCCAGAGCTTGCCCTCATGCCTGCATTATTCTACCCTCCCAAGAAAGTATATATTGTCTCTCAtctaaaaatgttaaacattttaCTACCAGCTGTCTATGCCTTTGACCTTCTCTGCTGGTAAAAAGCAAGGTTTAATTACAAAGGCTTTCTTACATGCCCTATCCAGATGCTTGGCGTTTATAGGTGTGCCTAATCTAAAACTGGAAGTACAAGTATTACACCATTTTGAGAGAGCTTCCACATTGTGGAAAATATTTGGAAACTGCACACGAAACAAAGCTAAAAGTCTGTCTTTAGACACATGTTTTATTGAATGTTACCATTTCATTCCATAACAAGCTGAACtttaaaaaagattgttttttgcAATAGGTAAATCATTGTGGAGGGATATCCCCTGAAAGAACATCATTGTGAGGCAAATATGGATAGATAAGTGACCCCCTTATAGTTTACTTTTGAAAGGCTCAGCAGAGTGTTCTGGTGAAAAAGAAGAATCCCAATTTCTGCAGTGTCACTGTCTTTTGGCTTTACTTTTTACTCATAGAAAGAAGTATAGCTATATGTCTATGTATGTCTGAAACTGAATAGCAGGCAATAGCATTCATAGTTATGCAGACAAAGGCCCAGAGTTACCAATACTCATTGTTTATATACACCatcctttattttttcattatttcagttAAACCACAGCCACTTGATTGAACATCATTAATTGGTATTCTGTTTTATAAACTTATGAGGCATTCTTGATAAAGGTTTATGGTTAAGGAATCTGTACAGAAGAAAGATTTAAGTGCCAAGCTATGCAGCAAAGCAAATGATTACTGTACCCCCTTCCCAATAATTTATGCCTTAAGTAGAAGTAGAATTATGTCAGTGATAAGGTTCTTAAAAGTCACTCCTTCCACccttttatttccaaaaagtttatttatatatatgagttGAGATGTTAATTCtgtgtaatttatttatataatttaaacatgattATACCATACAGGTGTGATGTTttattcatttgcttttttttagtttcttcAGTTAAAGAAATGAATTGACTTGAGCCTtttccagagtttttttttttaatgaaatgtgtTTTGCATCAGTTTACAAAGTTACTTTATTTTACTcatatatcatatactgtattatccaCTTTTAAAATCCTTTTGATAATGATATTAATTTGAGTAGGTCACAGTATTTTAGGTTATTTGttgctaggaaaaaaaaaatatccaagccaaaTGAATTTATCAGTAGTTACCTTCAAACATTCATGAAGCTTTAGCAAAAACAAATTATGTACGTTCTTAGATTTTTGTCTTATAAACTTTATTTGGAAAACGAATGGTGACAAAAATCAGTTCTCTCCAATAAGGTAGTCATAAGTCACCCAAaaactacaggaaaaaaaaataaaaaaaatttttttttcaagatttattaaacccccatgTTGTTCAGTCAGGATAAAAAATTACTCCAAACtactgccgagtttatgtagaagtcaatggcagatgtcccgttgacattttgaagatatcctgatctgcactaggtttcgttcaataatccgaagattttgtgttttgttcCAAATCTATAAAAGTCTCTGTTTTCGGCgacaaagctgaaaaaaatgtacagttcGGATtatatcaagtcttttcccgcacaagacatattcattaaaatttattgaaaaatgggTGTGGGAGTCTGTGTGGATTCAGTTGGAgtgattttcagaaaatagtgagaaaagttcagattttgataaacgGCCCCTTAATTTACTTGACTGTACCTTTCTGATTCATATATGATACCAGGGTTAGTGGTGCTAGCCTTTAGAACAATGGTTCCCAAATTACATGACAAGCTCCACGGTGGGAGTAGGCTGGAGAGGCTCATTGTGCAGTTAGAAAAGATTAAGATAACTTGCTTGCTCTTTCTCCTAGATACTCATGGAAGCccaatatgaaaataaaagttaattttgctggTTTTGGTTAAAGTTAGGGTCGCCAGTTGCATTTGTTGTAAATATCCTTGGACAACTGAACTATTGGAATTGgaattacagttgtgttcagaataatagttgTACAAAATCACTAACCTCTGGTAATCTTTGCTTCAgggctataatatatatatatatatgtgcttgaGAAGCCTCTAGATAAGAAGTACTCATGCAACTAAGACGTAAAAAATCACATTATGTTGAAGTAACATACATTAGTACCCCAAAAGTAGCTAAGTGTGTTtcatagcttgttccaaataatagcagtgtggagttcagttAGTGAGGATATTTGTGTTGtgtatgctggttatagtgcatttctctctcaaaatctgagtaaaatgggttgttccagacattgttcagaatgattaaaaagttgattggagagggaaaaatataaaaaaaagtgcagaaaatgttAAGATGCTCaattaaaatgatctcaaatgctttaaaatggcaaccaaatccTGAAATAAGTGGACGCAAATGGAAAaataccattcaaatggatagaagaatagccaaaatggcaaagccaACGATCAGCTCtaagaagatcaaagaaggtctaaaattacctgtgagtactgttacaattcaAAGATGCCTATctgaagccaagctattggcaagaagcccctgcaaagtcccattgttgaaaaaaaagatgtgcgGAAGAGGTTacaaaagaacacattgactCGCCTAAAGTCCACATCCAATGAAAGCACGATTGTTCTTTTTGAGTCTAggcgacccccaaacactgaattcaagtcacagtacagtgtgaagacagtgaaacatggtggcacaagtatCATGATATGGGAATGTTTCTTATACTATGGTGGTGttcctatttatcacataccagggatcatggatcagtttcaatacctgaagaggtcatgttgccttatgccaaagaggaaatgcccttgaaatgggagtttcaagaAGACAAAGACCCCAAACACGCCAGTAAATGGGAatcatcttggttccagaccaacaagattgacgtaaTGGAGTGGCCAGCCTTAATCAagtagaaaacttgtggggtgacatcaaaaatgctgtctatgaggcaaaaccaagaaatgcagaagaattgtggaatgtaacaggtgccagaagctggttgactccatgcaacacagatgtgcagcagttctcagaaacagtggttataaactaaatgttagttcagtgattcaaaggaatgcaaaatcttgaaatatttttcagtttataccaGGGGTGTACAAAACATCGAGATccatcagtagacctttagctagtgatcagtagatctcaaagaCACTGctaacaaacagcttgtctcaaTCACCCTCCTCTCATAATTCAATGTTTAAGTAGTATTTTCtaaggaacagaatgctaacaatgcttggGGATTGTAGatcaacatcactaaaagtagacctcgcattagtaaagtatgggcactcctagtttatacagtgaatgtttgcgttttttacatttggaagaGGGGATAGTTGTGAAACCTGGGGAAACTGCCACATGGAAAGACTGATAATGGAAACAACAACAATATAGAGTCCTTGTAGACATAAATGCAAAAGAGTTCCTGTTgagaatattaatatttatatttattccacAACACTACTGCCCTTGCCATAAATAGCCATTTTCACTGAAGTGGAAATTcttttcctcaagtctaaagCATTGGCTTCTTCTTTCATTGTTCCTCTATCTGCATATAATGTTTTCTAATGTACTAATGTAAAAGAGTAAACCTGTTACCTTGAAgggccttttctccagagaaaacaaccctaacacaagcttattttttttcattactgaATAGTCTTTCCAgcagggaaaacatgtttttttccaacacCCATCTGATCTGATCCAGCAGAataatgcactgaaatccattttttcaaaagagcaaaccatttttttatttatttaattttgaaatctgacatgagactagacatattgtcagtttcccaggtgcacccagtcatgtgacttgtgctctgatcaccttcagtcactctttactgctgcactacaagttggagtgatatcaaccccctccttTTCCTCCCCAGTAGCCTAACCATGGAaaaataaccagataacagcacccTGACAAAAGATTACTTTTCCTTggcagatatgagaatagcacccaatagtaaaaatccaagaccTACGGTGAcgactccagttacattgagtaggagtagCAATGGAccgtctgaaagcagttccatcatgatgtgctgactctttctgaaagcacaggatcaggcaaaatgacccaagatggctgcctacatatcAATAATGCCTGTGCATACCCGCTCTAGTGTGGCCTCTGCATTTGCCACCTAGAAAGATTTAATATTGTAGATATTGTAGAGCGGGCATTTAACCTCACTGTGGTCTAATGTTATTTCACTTATGAAAGTGGCCTGTTTTGTCTATTTCGTTACTGAGCAAGCATTCTTATCATTCCTTGCACCCATAAGGATAAGAACATCTTTATCTTCTAAAAGAAGATCTTACTTTATCACGAGGTGTCTTTTTTTCAGGACAGTGCTCTAGTCATCTATGTGCATGAAATCGCACAGCTAATAAAATATTCTTACAGATGAGACATTTCAGTTGGCTTTTTTGGAAAGAACAAGTTACCCTTTATGGCAGAGCCTACAGCTCAGTAAAAGTCTTATCTGGGCTTTCATAATAGTTGAACTGTTTTGTTGAATGTATTAACTGGCAAGAGTAGCAAAGCTGGGTCTGTTGTTCTTCCTTCTGCCCAATGCATGGAATGTATTTGATGTCTACCAAAAAGGACAGTACTGTGTCTAGGCATATGTTGTCTATCACAAGCAAGAGCTAGATGTTTCAGTAACCCTCAGTCTTCAGGATTTTTGTTCAATGTTTATTAAGTATAGGATAATTCATATGACTGACTAGAACTTAGTGGTAGATCATTTTCTATTAGTTTTGTACCATGCGCAAAAAGCAGTGGCATTGTGTTGCATTGTTTCACTTGGAAAATGCCTAATAGGCACATGTAGGTAAGCAAAACTTGTTCTGTATGTCCCCAGTAGTATGCAGGATGTATAGCAGGAAGTATTCCATCTTTTTTGATGAAATTGTGTATATATCTGATGCCCAGAACTATACTTATAGCATTAAGTAGAAAAGTAAAGAGGCAACCTTGCTTCCTTTACTAGGAATGCAACCCACAGGGCTGGCAGGACCATAAGTATTTCAACTTCCTATAAGTTGTAGATGGAGTTCTTCCCACCGTAATCTTGTTAACTGAAGCTATTTATAGCTTGTTGTCCTACAGGATAGTGAAGCCCTTTGATCCGTGCCCACCTCGAATAACAGATGTATTAACTAGTGATTGGTTACAGCCGTAACTGTAAATGCTACATGACCAAATAGTAGTCTGTGTAAATGATTGTTGCAGCCTGCACCAACAATGATTAAATAGGAGtatgaatacataaataaaatgattacCCATAAACTGTTAAAAGAGCTTTTAATCTGTATCCTCCATTGGCGACCAAGGCTAGGATGGGAATATGCATGCCTTCCTGCATTTGGATGACACAGCCCAACATACACTGGAAAAGAGAGGAGAGACTAGGGCCTGTTATGTTTaaacaacaataaacattttttttgttgttgggtCCCCccttttcacaaaatatttgtgccctaggcaggtgcctctgccacctacccctatttctggccTTTGCACAGATGCATCCTTTAATATGTTTGCATATACATTGGATACATGTATAATTATGAGTCAGATGAGATATTTATTGGTTATTATATATTACCCTCTAACTAGCTAGCTCATTTTTGCACAAACATAATGACGCCACAGGATTGAGTATCTGTGTGCCCTCAGTATAGTGTTTTTATAATACGGAACACAAAGTCACCGCAGTGAATGTGTAGGACTGGCTCGGTTTGAATCAGGTGGGTTCAGAAAGCTTTGGCCTTATGGAGAAGGCAGCTTGCGTGTGCTTGTCTTTGGCATGAGAATAAAGCGCTTGCAAAAATCCAGAATCGTAAATTTGAATGGCTGTGCATGTGTAAAGTAGCAGCTTTAGAAATACATATAACTCTGGCCAAGTATATGTTAACTGAGTGTCAGGTGAGGTTTTACAGATCTCACTGTGTATTTTTTAACTGGAGATTATAGGTGAATATCATTGTGGGAAGGGGCAAGTTGCAGATGAGCAGCCAATGATGTCATAGGCCTGGTATTCAGTCAGTCAGGCAGTGTATGGATGTGCTTCCAGATGTCATGCCCTTCCTacagtacatatactgtacatatactagTTTATAAACTAACCATTCATTTCCTTCTCCCTGTTACCTGCCAGCTTGAATATCAGCCCTGGCCATGAAGCAAGTACAGAAAGTCAGAGGAATATAACAGGCTGGCAACATAGGTTTTATTTGGCAGTTGTAAGAGTCGCATTTCACGGCGGGCACCTCAGCATAGAAAAAGTCTGGGTTTGTGGTcaacagtagggatgggcaaatttgacccgtttttttcaccaaaaatttgccaccggcgaaatgttgacgacgcccattaaagtctatgggcgtcaaaaaaatgttgtcacgcgctgctatacaagtctatgggcgtcatttccacggcgaaacaaggcgaaaaaattcgctcatccctagtcAGCAGTGAGGCTGAAAAATCCAAAGCATTCTGAAGACTAATGAAATTGAAACGATATGAACAACATTGGTGGCTCCTTTTCAGAGATGGTACAGTGCACCCGATACATAACTTGCATTTCCTTGGTTGCATTCAGCTGTAGATTTCCAGAACATGGAATCAAGATATAGTTATGGCcttaatgcaaaaatgtatttccttatattcattaaattttcattttcttatagCACTGCCATTTTTCGAACACAATCTTGCCTTCCTCACTATACCATACCTTACATTCCTTGACAATTAACCAGCCACCCAGTTCCTGTATATAAAACATCTGAATCATTACAGCCGTTGTGTTCCATTGTGCTCAGCTCAGTTTGCCATCTACAGTGAGAAGCTATCAATAGTATAAGCCTATTTCCAATAAAATGATAACTTCAGTTTGAGCAGAAATGTTGTAGCTGGGCTGCTATTCAACAACTTTGTCTCCTAATCGCTTCACCAGTGCACATTCTATACTTGTGTTGGAAAAATAACAGTGAACCAGTAATATTTCCActttatatttcacatttttcaggTCCCAGAAGGAGAAGCTAAAATACTTTTCAGATGAACTTGTCAGCAAATATCTGTTGCTGTTCCTCTGTACAACGGTAGCATCATTACttctaaattaatttatattggcTCAGAACAATATGACTGTTTCATTATCCACTGAGTAACAACTTGCTATCTGTACGGCTGGATTAAACCAGTTGGTGAACCAGATGGATATATCTATATTTTCATTAACGCACATAGTCCTATGTAATGGCAGCATACCCCACCTACAGTGAAGAGTTATTGATAGTATGAGCATATTTCTATTAAATTGACAGCTGCAATTTCaataatttcaatacattttgcaacTTGGCTGTCAACAACTTTGTCTCATAATAGCTTTACCAATACACATTCTAATAATTGTGTTCCGTAACAGGTAGTATAATGGTATTAT
This window contains:
- the LOC108715675 gene encoding vesicle-associated membrane protein 4 isoform X2, whose translation is MPPKFKRHLNDEEVTGSIKCERRNLLEEDSDEEEDFFLRGPSAPKFGPRNDKIRHVQNQVDEVIDVMQENITRVIERGERLDELQDKSESLSDNATAFSSRARHLRKKMWWREFKMKAIIALAFLIILLVIIVPIILKYRS